AGCAGGCAGTTACGGGCAAAAGGAGCTGTCACTTCGGAATCAAAACCGTAGAGAGATTGCGTGGCCGGAGTTTCAGCAGACAAATCAGTCACCCTGGGGACTGCCAACTGCATTTTCGCTGCTAACTCATGACTGCGAATCCTGGCTTCCAGATCGCTGTTAAAGCCCATCCGTTCGAGATGCTTTTGGTTGAACTGGTTTAACAATTGCCGACTGGCTGTTTCAGTCGTTTTCGAGATTTTTCGCTCAGGGAATAAATCACGAATCGCCGGCCCCTTTGACTGAAATGGTACCCCCTGATGCAATGCAGGTAAAAAACCATTCGACCAGTTGATCGTTCCTGCAGCCGGATAACCGCGTACATCAGGCAGAACCACAAATGAAGGCAATTCATCGGTTTCACATCCCAGCCCGTACGAAAGCCAGGACCCCAGCACCGGAAACCCATTCAAACGAAAACCCGTGTTTTCCTGAAAGGTGGCTGGCGTGTGATTGGCGGAATCTGCCTTCATCGATCGCAACAGTGTTAACTCATCTGCCTGTGCCGCTATGTGTGGAAACAGCTCGGAGATCCAAAGTCCACTCTCTCCGCGCTGACGGAACTCGAAATCATTTTTGCGTAACAGACCGACTTTGCCAAAAAAGGTCTCCGGCGTTTTATCGGTGGGCATCGTCTTGCCATGTAAATCTTTGAGCGCGGGTTTGTAGTCAAAGGAATCCAGATGACTTAGCCCTCCGATCAGACAAATATGGACGACTCGTTTAACCCGCGGCGGAAAATGAGTCCCGGGTGAATCATTTTTGACTGACTCGGCAGATGCGAGTGGTTTCTGATGTAACAGCAAATCCATGAGAGCGGTTCCCGCCAGCCCTGTCCGCGCCCAGGAAAAGAATTGACGGCGTGACATTGCATCGGGACCAGATACTGCTTCTGATGGAACTGTTTTCTGATATGACATCCTGCTCTCAATTCACATATAAAAATTCATTGCTGTTGAGTACGACCCGGCACAAAGCAGAGAGTCCGTGTTGCTCGCAGAAATCGCATGCAGTTGACAACTCTACAGGTTGAGGTGGGCGTTGATAAGCCAGTAAAAACAATTCTGTAACCTGTCTCTCCTGCCCGGTGCCGACGCGCTGCTGAATGCGTTCTGCCAACTTATCGGACATGCGTAACACAAAAGACGCATTCATCAACGAAAGTGCCTGGAGTGGCGTCGTCGTAGAGGCGCGGTCGGGTGTCGTCGTAGAGGGATCGGGACAGTCGAAGGTTTCCAGTAGAGGATGTCGCCCCCCTCTTGCAGAAAAGCGATAGATGGATCTGCGATTAAATTCTGCGCCCACGGGATCCAGGGGTTCATAGAATTGCGTGCCTTTGAAAAAATAGGATTTCACATCCTGGTATCCCTGCCCCCCGATCTGCGGATTCAACTGGCCTGAGATTTTCAGAATCGAATCACGAATCGACTCTGCTTCAATTCTCTGCGGACTCTTGCGCCATAACCATTGATTGTCTACATCAATTTTCAACGCCTCCGGGTCGAGTTGCGCTGACTGCTGATAGACGTCAGAGAGCAGAATCAAACGGTGTAAGGATTTCAGACTCCAGTTCTCCTGTATCAGTTTGCGAGCCAGCCAGTCAAGCAATTCCGGATGGCTGCAGCGCCCCCCGTTAAACCCGAAATCATTGGGAGTATTGACGAGCCCCCTGCCAAAATGATAGTGCCAGACTCGATTCACGATCACCCGGGCGAACAGGGGGTTCTTGGAACTGGTCACCCAGTCAGCAAAGCGAATTCTGCGATCATGGTCAGAGCTGTCAGTCGCTAATCCCAGATCTCCGTTGACTCCCTGGATTGATTTCAATCCTCCTGGACTGACAACCCCCGCGGGAGTTGCGACACTGCCTCTTTTCAACAGATGCATGACAGCTGGATTGCGGGAAACTGCAGCATAAACTTTTTTCGGCTGAATTGACTGGAGCTGATTACTTTTAGCCTGCAGCTTTGCTTGTTCCCTAAGCAGCGTTTTTCGTTTTGACTGCTCTGAGGGAGAAAGGACAGCAACCAGTTCCGCTTCAGAGAAAAAAGTCCCCCCCCATTTTGCAGATTCCTGAATTTCTGTAGACGTCAGTGCCCGATCATATACACGGGCTTTCGTGACGACTCCCTTCAAGAGTCGATTCCCGTCGGGTGAACCATGACGCAAACCAATGAGCACCTCTGTTTTTTCGGAAGGAAACGACTGCAAGCCACGTGACTGATAACTCTTTCCATACAGTTTCCCATTGCGATAGGCAGTAATCCTGCCATCGGCAGAATACACCAGCGCAATCTGAACTTCCTTCTCAATCGCATCCTGTTCCTGCTGACCTTGAAAAGATTTCGTGCGATTAAAGTGATCGCTGCCTGCCAGCCAGTGCCCCGGTTGTTGTTCCCCAAATACGATGGCATCAAATATATTGCCCCCCACCGTCTGCACACTCAGAACGCCTCCTCCGCGCTGTTCAAAATTGGTCAGCTTCACCCAGGCTTCCAGTGTTTTTTCAGACAATCCTTGTTTGAGTGGTTCCGTTTTGAAGTAGGATTTATTTCCATCCAGCAGCAGCCCTGCCTCAGTTTGTCTGGCGGAACCATGTAACGTCCCCTGTAAACCACCAGCCAGATCCTGTGTACTCTTCCGAAAATTCCAGGCTGCAATCGGCGACGTCATTGCCAGAGGTAATTCTGTCTTTTTCTGTCCTGCACGTGAGGCAAGAACTCTTTGTCGGGCAACGGACTCTAAATCAAACAGGGTATACTGAGTTTTGCGAAGATGTTTTTTTGTTTGAGCCAGTTCCTGTTGCGCCTTTTCATAAGCAGGATCAGGCAGAACCCGTTCCCCATGTACCACCCCAGCAAGTGCCGCCGCAAACTGATAATATTCCTGATGGCTGATGGGATCGAATTTGTGATCATGGCAGCGGGCACAATTGACAGTCAAACCTAAAAACGTCTGACCAACGACCCCGACGATGTCTTCCAGTTCATCCTGTTTCATGGTCTCCCGCATTGTTTTACTAACGGGAATCACCACATCATGCGGGCCTGCCACCAGGAAACCGGTTGCCTTAACCGCCTCTGGATTGTCCGGCTCCAGCAGATCACCGGCCAGTTGTAATTTCACGAAGCGGTTATAAGGCATGTCCCGATTCAGCGCCTCAATCACCCAGTTGCGATAAGGCCAGGCGTTCAATCGAGGTTGATCTCGTTCAAAGCCGTTACTCTCACCAAAACGCACTACATCCAGCCAGTGACGCGCCCAATGCTCTCCATAATGAGGAGAAGCAAGCAGCCGATCAACCAGATTTTTATATGCGTCAGGTGACTCATTTTTCAGAAACGCTTCCACTTCTTCCGGCTCGGGCGGCAAACCTGTTACTGAATAGGAAAGACGTCGTATTAAGGTTCGACGATCGGTAACAGGCTGAGGCTGGAGCCCCTGTACCTGCAACTTGCTCACCACAAAAGCATCGATGGGATTTCGTCCCCCCTCATCGGAAATGGAGGGAACAACAGGCATCCGCAGTGGCTGTAGTGACCACCAGTCATAACCGCCTCTTTTTTCAGTTGTTTTGCTGAAGGCATCAATCGGATCGGTACCCCAGGGAGCACCTGCTGAGATCCATAGTTTGAACAGCTGTTTTTGTTCTGCGGTGAGTGGATGCTCGGGGGGCATGGCATCCGATTCGATATACTGCCACAACAGACTCTCTTCCGGGTGACCCGCCTGAAGCGCCGGTCCACTCTCCCCTCCCCGAAAGGCAACGGCTCGATTTGAGAAATCAAAACCCGCTTTGGGATCCAGACCGGCATGACAGTCCAGGCAATAACCCGAGATTAACGGAGCCATCACCCGATCAAAATCAGCACCTGCCGTCTTCGCATTTTGAAACAGCTCTGCTGCTTGAGCGGAGACAACCAGACTCAGCCAGATCACGACTGTCCAAACACTCAATCTGGGACCACCTGCACGCATGGCAAAATTCTTTCTGCTGACGTTCAAAAGAGTATTGTGATGCAATCGAAAGCCGGTTACCCGGCTGCGGAGGTTGACACGCCCCTGAAAGAGCCATATCATATTTCACTATTGAAACCTATTTCATATATGAAGTCAACAACAATGCGTATTCCTGACACAAAACGTAAATCAGAAGCAGCCGCCTCTCCCAGTCTGCAGCGGGGAATCGCGCTGCTGGAGCACCTCGCCAGGCATTCGCATGGCTGCACGCTAAGCGCGCTCAGCGAAGAACTGACCATTCCCCAGGCTTCATTATTGCGGATTGGAAAAGCGCTGGAAGAACTCGGCTATGTGACACGAGACGTCACTACCAAAAAATATTACCTGACAAACCGGTTCCTGCAGTTGATCCCCCCGAGTGTCCAGGATCGCCCGCTGATGGAATGTGCCATTGGTCCGATGCGCGAGCTGCGCGACATGACCGGTGAAACAACCCAGCTCTGCTGCCTGATCGACCGGGAGATCGTCATACTGGAACAGATGCTGGCGCGACATGCATTTAAATATTCTGCTGAGATCGGCGCTCGTGCCCCTTGTTTTAGCTGCGCTCCAGGAAAGGCCATCGCAGCCTTTCTGCCGGACAATGAACGCGATGATCTGGTCAACCGTATTCAATTTAAACGTTTCACACCGCATACAATCACATCCAAACGAGCATTCCTCAGTGAACTGAATCTGATTCGTCAACGTGGTTATGCTGTTGATCATGAAGAAGGCCTGGTGGGAATCCGCTGTATCGCGGCACCCATCCTGGATCGAAATGGAATTGGTATTGCCGCATTCACGATCACAGGCCCTGCGGAAC
The sequence above is a segment of the Gimesia algae genome. Coding sequences within it:
- a CDS encoding DUF1501 domain-containing protein codes for the protein MSRRQFFSWARTGLAGTALMDLLLHQKPLASAESVKNDSPGTHFPPRVKRVVHICLIGGLSHLDSFDYKPALKDLHGKTMPTDKTPETFFGKVGLLRKNDFEFRQRGESGLWISELFPHIAAQADELTLLRSMKADSANHTPATFQENTGFRLNGFPVLGSWLSYGLGCETDELPSFVVLPDVRGYPAAGTINWSNGFLPALHQGVPFQSKGPAIRDLFPERKISKTTETASRQLLNQFNQKHLERMGFNSDLEARIRSHELAAKMQLAVPRVTDLSAETPATQSLYGFDSEVTAPFARNCLLTRRLLEQGVRFVQLFSGGPFGAPRINWDGHEDVKRNHLREAARIDQPIAGLLQDLRQRGMLDDTLVLFSTEFGRTPFTQSASDKVGTGRDHNMNGFSVWMAGGGLKHGISYGATDEFGWKSVEKPIAWHDYHATVLHLLGIDHTRLTWYHNGIERRLTNVHGEVIHEILA
- a CDS encoding DUF1553 domain-containing protein, encoding MSVWTVVIWLSLVVSAQAAELFQNAKTAGADFDRVMAPLISGYCLDCHAGLDPKAGFDFSNRAVAFRGGESGPALQAGHPEESLLWQYIESDAMPPEHPLTAEQKQLFKLWISAGAPWGTDPIDAFSKTTEKRGGYDWWSLQPLRMPVVPSISDEGGRNPIDAFVVSKLQVQGLQPQPVTDRRTLIRRLSYSVTGLPPEPEEVEAFLKNESPDAYKNLVDRLLASPHYGEHWARHWLDVVRFGESNGFERDQPRLNAWPYRNWVIEALNRDMPYNRFVKLQLAGDLLEPDNPEAVKATGFLVAGPHDVVIPVSKTMRETMKQDELEDIVGVVGQTFLGLTVNCARCHDHKFDPISHQEYYQFAAALAGVVHGERVLPDPAYEKAQQELAQTKKHLRKTQYTLFDLESVARQRVLASRAGQKKTELPLAMTSPIAAWNFRKSTQDLAGGLQGTLHGSARQTEAGLLLDGNKSYFKTEPLKQGLSEKTLEAWVKLTNFEQRGGGVLSVQTVGGNIFDAIVFGEQQPGHWLAGSDHFNRTKSFQGQQEQDAIEKEVQIALVYSADGRITAYRNGKLYGKSYQSRGLQSFPSEKTEVLIGLRHGSPDGNRLLKGVVTKARVYDRALTSTEIQESAKWGGTFFSEAELVAVLSPSEQSKRKTLLREQAKLQAKSNQLQSIQPKKVYAAVSRNPAVMHLLKRGSVATPAGVVSPGGLKSIQGVNGDLGLATDSSDHDRRIRFADWVTSSKNPLFARVIVNRVWHYHFGRGLVNTPNDFGFNGGRCSHPELLDWLARKLIQENWSLKSLHRLILLSDVYQQSAQLDPEALKIDVDNQWLWRKSPQRIEAESIRDSILKISGQLNPQIGGQGYQDVKSYFFKGTQFYEPLDPVGAEFNRRSIYRFSARGGRHPLLETFDCPDPSTTTPDRASTTTPLQALSLMNASFVLRMSDKLAERIQQRVGTGQERQVTELFLLAYQRPPQPVELSTACDFCEQHGLSALCRVVLNSNEFLYVN
- a CDS encoding IclR family transcriptional regulator produces the protein MQSKAGYPAAEVDTPLKEPYHISLLKPISYMKSTTMRIPDTKRKSEAAASPSLQRGIALLEHLARHSHGCTLSALSEELTIPQASLLRIGKALEELGYVTRDVTTKKYYLTNRFLQLIPPSVQDRPLMECAIGPMRELRDMTGETTQLCCLIDREIVILEQMLARHAFKYSAEIGARAPCFSCAPGKAIAAFLPDNERDDLVNRIQFKRFTPHTITSKRAFLSELNLIRQRGYAVDHEEGLVGIRCIAAPILDRNGIGIAAFTITGPAERIPQDEYESLGEIVQSRAAAVTAAYNR